The Clostridioides difficile genome has a segment encoding these proteins:
- a CDS encoding sensor histidine kinase yields the protein MSFKDFVKDKLGFLVYNFAFLLFTIAVIIFSPIDTILVDTIVYILIVNIVFSFIYILTGYIKKNRFLEKIKNNTFKISTNDIELIKCTNEEKIYLDIIKDYQNQCDDIIDINTKKFEENKETMSMWVHDIKIPIAIIKLVLEQNENLIEEKIADDIDKEIFRIENSVERILYLSRLEDFHKDFLIQEVNIEKIIRDIIRKYSKYFISKKIILNLNNLNYTVLSDGKWLYFIFEQLLNNSLKYTSIEDNISIYCKTYKNYLQLRVEDTGCGIKKEDLNRIFNKGFTGNNGRNNAKSTGLGLYLVKELCDKLGHKIDVDSEYSQYTKITITFKDYL from the coding sequence ATGAGTTTTAAAGATTTTGTTAAAGATAAACTCGGATTTTTAGTATACAACTTTGCTTTCTTACTTTTTACGATAGCAGTTATTATATTTTCTCCTATCGATACTATCTTAGTAGACACTATTGTATACATATTAATTGTAAATATAGTATTTTCATTTATATATATACTTACTGGCTACATTAAGAAAAATAGATTTTTAGAGAAAATTAAAAATAATACATTCAAAATTAGTACTAACGATATAGAATTAATTAAATGTACAAATGAAGAAAAAATATATTTGGATATAATTAAAGATTATCAAAACCAGTGTGATGATATAATAGATATCAATACTAAGAAATTTGAAGAAAATAAAGAGACTATGAGTATGTGGGTACATGATATAAAAATACCTATAGCAATAATCAAACTAGTACTTGAACAAAACGAAAATTTAATCGAAGAAAAAATTGCAGATGATATCGATAAAGAGATATTTAGAATTGAAAATTCTGTTGAAAGGATTTTGTATTTATCTAGACTTGAAGATTTTCATAAAGATTTTTTGATTCAAGAAGTAAATATTGAAAAAATTATTAGGGATATTATAAGAAAATATTCGAAATATTTTATCTCAAAAAAAATAATTTTAAACTTAAATAATTTGAATTATACAGTTTTATCAGACGGAAAATGGCTCTACTTCATATTCGAGCAATTATTAAATAATTCCCTAAAATATACCTCAATAGAAGATAATATATCTATCTATTGCAAAACCTACAAAAATTATTTACAATTAAGGGTGGAAGATACTGGCTGTGGTATAAAAAAGGAAGATTTAAATCGAATATTCAATAAGGGATTTACAGGTAATAATGGAAGAAATAACGCTAAATCTACAGGACTTGGTCTTTATTTAGTAAAAGAACTCTGTGACAAACTTGGCCATAAAATTGATGTAGATTCAGAGTACAGTCAATATACAAAAATTACTATTACATTCAAGGATTATCTATAG
- a CDS encoding sulfurtransferase — MKNIISAKELISKLEHNDNLVVIDCRFDLINRTYGIDSYKKGHIKGSFILDIDKDLSSPTKEHGGKNPLQDPFILKEKLEKMGVDNDTTIVTYDDGDLNGACRLFFQLKHLGLENVSVLDGGIAAFVKEGGELEEKINIPNCTDKKIKPNVNDNLVVPMEYVKSKLYNKDTVIIDCRANERYQGLVEPAYSKAGHIPSAKNYFCKDLIKGNFESGSLKDMEFLKDFFKDLNNYEEIILSCGSGISACVNSLALRELDIPHKIYVGSFSDWISYDDNEVKTGQE; from the coding sequence TTGAAAAATATTATTTCTGCAAAAGAGCTTATATCTAAATTAGAACATAATGATAATCTGGTTGTTATAGATTGTAGATTTGACCTTATCAATAGAACTTATGGTATTGATTCTTATAAAAAAGGACATATAAAAGGTAGCTTTATCTTGGATATAGACAAGGATTTATCATCTCCTACAAAAGAACATGGTGGTAAAAATCCTTTACAAGACCCTTTTATATTAAAAGAAAAGTTAGAAAAAATGGGTGTTGATAATGACACTACAATTGTAACATATGATGATGGAGATTTAAACGGTGCTTGTAGACTATTCTTCCAATTAAAACACTTAGGTCTTGAAAATGTCTCTGTATTAGATGGCGGAATAGCAGCTTTCGTAAAAGAAGGTGGAGAGTTAGAAGAAAAAATAAATATTCCAAACTGTACAGACAAAAAAATTAAGCCTAATGTAAATGACAATTTAGTTGTCCCAATGGAATATGTTAAATCTAAATTATATAACAAAGATACTGTGATTATAGATTGTCGTGCCAATGAAAGATACCAAGGTTTAGTTGAGCCTGCATATTCAAAAGCTGGCCATATACCTAGTGCAAAAAATTACTTTTGCAAGGATTTAATAAAAGGTAATTTTGAAAGTGGCTCACTTAAAGATATGGAATTTTTAAAAGACTTCTTTAAGGATTTAAATAATTATGAAGAAATAATTCTATCTTGTGGTTCAGGAATATCTGCTTGTGTTAACAGCCTTGCACTTAGAGAACTTGACATACCTCATAAGATTTATGTTGGTAGCTTTAGTGATTGGATTAGCTATGATGACAATGAAGTTAAAACTGGGCAAGAATAA
- the ggt gene encoding gamma-glutamyltransferase gives MRFDAHQHKYPSIRNVIYAKNGAVATSTPLASQAGLEILKKGGNAVDAAVATAATLSVVEPTSNGIGGDAYALVWIEEEKRLYGLNSSGFAPERMELKNYNNMKEMPKYGFGAVTVPGIPAAWAELNKKYGKLSLLECLSPAIKYAREGYVVSPNVSKVWKTSYELYEKEFIGEEFKPWFETFSKDGKAPEAGDIFVCEEHANTLEEIANTQAESFYRGRLADKIDEYSRKFDGAIRKSDLASFYPTWVEPISTEYKGYKIFEIPPNGHGITVLMALNILKELDIKGDIENVEDIHKIIESLKLAFADSKTYVTDIEYMKVKVQELLSQDYAKKRSLSIDNKKALYPKAGDPYCGGTVYLCTADKDGNMVSYIQSNYINFGSGIVIPNTGIALHSRGNNFNLDPNHHNVVKPFKKPYHTIIPGFLGKDNKAIGPFGVMGAFMQPQGHLQVLTSMIDFGLNPQEALDAPRWQWIKGKEIEVESEMPRHMVDALTEKGHEIKVIHDNVDMGRGQIIFKTEQESYVCATESRCDGHVAVY, from the coding sequence ATGAGGTTTGATGCGCATCAACATAAATATCCATCAATAAGAAATGTTATATATGCTAAAAATGGGGCAGTTGCAACTTCAACACCATTAGCTTCTCAAGCAGGACTTGAAATATTAAAAAAAGGTGGAAATGCTGTGGATGCAGCAGTTGCAACTGCTGCTACATTATCTGTAGTTGAACCTACAAGTAATGGAATTGGAGGAGACGCATATGCTCTTGTTTGGATAGAAGAAGAAAAACGATTGTATGGACTAAATTCTAGTGGTTTTGCTCCAGAAAGAATGGAATTAAAAAATTACAATAATATGAAAGAAATGCCAAAGTATGGATTTGGAGCAGTAACTGTACCTGGGATACCTGCAGCTTGGGCAGAATTAAATAAAAAGTATGGAAAACTTAGTTTACTAGAATGTTTATCTCCAGCAATTAAATATGCGAGAGAAGGATATGTTGTTTCTCCTAATGTGTCAAAAGTATGGAAAACATCTTATGAACTATATGAAAAAGAATTTATTGGGGAAGAATTTAAACCATGGTTTGAGACGTTTTCTAAGGATGGTAAAGCTCCAGAAGCAGGTGACATATTTGTATGTGAAGAGCATGCTAATACATTAGAAGAGATAGCAAATACACAAGCTGAAAGTTTTTATAGAGGTAGACTAGCAGATAAAATAGATGAGTATTCTAGAAAATTTGATGGGGCTATAAGAAAAAGTGATTTAGCAAGCTTTTATCCAACATGGGTAGAACCTATAAGCACAGAATATAAAGGATATAAAATATTTGAAATTCCACCAAATGGACATGGAATAACAGTCCTAATGGCATTAAATATATTGAAGGAATTGGACATAAAAGGAGATATAGAAAATGTTGAGGATATACATAAGATTATAGAAAGTTTAAAACTGGCTTTTGCAGATTCTAAAACTTATGTAACTGATATAGAATATATGAAGGTAAAGGTTCAGGAACTATTAAGTCAAGATTATGCAAAAAAGAGAAGTTTATCAATTGATAATAAAAAAGCTTTATATCCAAAGGCAGGAGACCCATATTGTGGTGGAACAGTATATCTTTGTACTGCTGACAAAGATGGGAATATGGTTTCGTATATACAGAGTAATTACATAAATTTTGGTTCTGGAATAGTAATACCAAACACTGGTATTGCACTACATAGTAGAGGTAATAATTTTAACTTAGACCCTAATCACCACAATGTAGTAAAACCATTCAAAAAACCTTATCATACAATAATACCTGGATTTTTAGGTAAAGATAATAAAGCAATAGGGCCATTTGGTGTAATGGGTGCTTTTATGCAACCACAAGGGCATCTCCAAGTATTAACGAGTATGATAGACTTTGGCTTGAATCCTCAAGAGGCATTAGATGCTCCAAGATGGCAGTGGATAAAAGGCAAAGAGATAGAGGTGGAATCAGAGATGCCAAGACATATGGTAGATGCCCTTACTGAAAAAGGTCATGAGATAAAAGTAATTCATGATAATGTCGATATGGGTAGAGGGCAAATAATCTTCAAAACAGAGCAAGAAAGCTATGTTTGTGCAACAGAATCAAGATGTGATGGTCATGTTGCAGTTTATTAA
- the gltA gene encoding NADPH-dependent glutamate synthase codes for MDAKKVKVPVREQDPAVRATNFDEVCLGYNKEEAIEEANRCLGCKKPKCVGGCPVGIDIPGFITKVKEDDIEGAAKVIAKSSSLPAVCGRVCPQESQCEGVCILGIKSDAVSIGKLERFVADWSKENDINLSDTEPKKNQKVAVIGSGPAGLACAGDLAKKGYDVTIFEAMHESGGVLTYGIPEFRLPKQAVVQPEIDNIRKLGVKIETNVIVGKTITVDELIEDEGFEAIFIGSGAGLPMFMNIPGENANGVFSANEFLTRVNLMKAYRDDYDTPISSGKKVAVVGGGNVAMDAARTALRLGSESYIVYRRSEKELPARAEEVHHAKEEGIIFNTLTNPKEILVDENGYVKGMVCIRMELGEPDDSGRRRPIEIEGSEFVLDVDTVIMSLGTSPNPLISSTTKSLDINKRRCLITDESGQTSKEGVFAGGDAVTGAATVISAMGAGKTAAASIDEYLKAKVNA; via the coding sequence ATGGATGCTAAAAAAGTAAAAGTACCAGTTAGAGAACAAGATCCTGCTGTAAGAGCAACAAATTTTGATGAAGTATGTTTAGGATACAATAAAGAAGAAGCTATAGAAGAAGCTAATAGATGTCTAGGATGTAAGAAACCAAAATGTGTAGGTGGATGTCCAGTAGGAATTGATATTCCAGGATTTATAACAAAAGTTAAAGAAGATGATATAGAAGGTGCTGCTAAAGTAATAGCTAAGAGTAGTTCATTACCTGCTGTGTGTGGTAGAGTATGCCCACAAGAAAGTCAATGTGAAGGTGTATGTATACTTGGAATAAAATCAGATGCAGTATCAATTGGAAAATTAGAAAGATTTGTAGCAGATTGGTCAAAAGAAAATGATATAAACTTATCTGATACAGAACCTAAGAAAAATCAAAAAGTAGCTGTAATAGGAAGTGGGCCAGCAGGTCTTGCTTGTGCTGGTGACTTAGCTAAAAAAGGTTATGATGTAACAATATTTGAAGCAATGCATGAATCAGGTGGAGTTTTAACTTATGGAATACCTGAATTTAGGCTTCCAAAACAAGCTGTTGTGCAACCTGAAATAGATAATATAAGAAAATTAGGTGTAAAAATAGAAACTAATGTAATTGTTGGTAAAACAATAACAGTAGATGAACTTATAGAAGATGAAGGATTTGAAGCTATATTCATAGGTTCAGGAGCTGGTCTTCCAATGTTTATGAATATACCAGGAGAAAATGCAAATGGAGTATTTTCTGCAAATGAGTTTTTAACTAGAGTAAACTTAATGAAAGCTTATAGAGATGATTATGATACACCTATTAGTTCTGGTAAAAAAGTTGCTGTAGTTGGTGGTGGAAATGTTGCTATGGACGCTGCTAGAACTGCATTAAGATTAGGTTCAGAGTCATATATAGTTTATAGAAGAAGTGAAAAAGAGCTTCCAGCAAGAGCTGAAGAAGTGCATCATGCAAAAGAAGAAGGCATTATATTTAACACATTGACAAACCCTAAGGAAATTTTAGTAGATGAAAATGGATATGTTAAAGGAATGGTTTGTATAAGAATGGAATTAGGAGAACCAGATGATTCTGGAAGAAGAAGACCTATAGAAATAGAAGGTTCTGAATTTGTACTTGATGTAGATACAGTTATTATGTCACTTGGAACAAGTCCAAATCCACTAATATCTTCTACAACAAAGAGTCTTGATATAAATAAGAGAAGATGCTTAATAACAGATGAAAGTGGTCAAACTTCTAAAGAAGGAGTATTCGCAGGTGGAGATGCTGTTACTGGAGCAGCGACAGTAATATCTGCAATGGGTGCTGGTAAAACTGCAGCAGCTTCAATAGATGAATATTTAAAAGCAAAAGTTAATGCTTAA
- a CDS encoding ABC transporter ATP-binding protein: protein MEEILIVENIKKEYGRKGSKYEALKGISFKVSKGEFIGIMGSSGAGKSTLLNIISTIDLPSSGNVYIKDKNIIKMKQNKLADFRRDNLGFVFQDSNLLDTLTIKENIMLPLSLKNEKVSVIESRIKEVSESLNIESILDKYPNEVSGGQKQRGAVCRAIATKPSLILADEPTGALDSKSARDLLNYLLKLNKDNDSTILMVTHDAISASFCSRILFIKDGIIFTELIKGESTKEFYNKILNTVSLIGGVNKNEFI from the coding sequence ATGGAAGAAATATTAATTGTTGAAAATATAAAAAAAGAGTATGGGAGAAAAGGCTCAAAATATGAAGCTTTAAAAGGTATAAGTTTTAAAGTTTCTAAAGGTGAATTTATAGGCATTATGGGTTCATCTGGAGCTGGTAAATCGACTCTTTTGAACATTATTTCTACAATAGATTTGCCTTCATCAGGAAATGTTTATATAAAGGATAAGAATATTATTAAAATGAAACAAAATAAATTAGCAGACTTTAGACGTGATAATCTTGGATTTGTATTTCAAGACTCAAACCTTTTAGATACATTAACTATAAAAGAAAATATAATGCTACCTCTTTCTTTAAAAAATGAAAAAGTATCAGTAATAGAAAGTAGAATAAAAGAAGTTTCAGAATCACTAAATATAGAATCAATACTAGATAAATATCCTAATGAAGTTTCAGGTGGGCAAAAACAAAGAGGAGCTGTTTGTAGAGCAATAGCAACAAAACCATCATTAATACTTGCAGACGAGCCTACAGGAGCATTAGATTCTAAATCGGCAAGGGATTTATTAAATTATCTACTAAAATTAAATAAAGATAACGATTCAACAATATTAATGGTAACACATGATGCTATAAGTGCAAGCTTTTGTAGTAGAATACTCTTTATAAAAGATGGAATAATTTTTACAGAGCTTATAAAAGGAGAAAGCACAAAAGAATTCTATAATAAAATACTAAATACAGTTTCCTTAATTGGAGGAGTTAATAAAAATGAGTTTATTTAA
- a CDS encoding efflux RND transporter periplasmic adaptor subunit, translated as MSFLKKFKNKRFRNSSFKSNSFKNTSFGSSNFKAKNKGFKNNPFKNKRFKIYAGIVIIILLILGVLAYVDSKNTELQTNENFIETYTIPENEKIFINGMVVPKQTKDFNISGDYELSDVNVTNGQKVNQGDLLFTAKNPTIIAEIDSLKAQLSQYKKQKISLANIDENRDAIASINAQITALNSQIASLDKKAYDRTTAPFDGTVYLNDQTGNPDQPASFMTIQGLEFYMKGQASEQDLPKMKIDQMVNILVFSTDQNLTGRISFISDKPSTPNSEMGAQQSTLSYYDINIAFDNQEGLTNGFHLQASLEVANSSFKIPASCVLKDKKHSYVFKDLDGILKKQIVDVASKNDDFAVVRGGLEQGDIVIKYPTKEMKEGDPVQGDGVTAGSNNNGDSTPDKKLEEVNMDVN; from the coding sequence ATGTCTTTTCTAAAAAAATTTAAAAATAAAAGATTTAGAAATAGTAGCTTTAAGAGTAATAGCTTTAAAAATACTAGCTTTGGAAGTAGTAATTTCAAAGCTAAAAATAAAGGTTTTAAAAATAATCCTTTTAAAAACAAGAGATTTAAAATCTATGCAGGAATCGTGATAATCATACTTTTAATATTAGGAGTACTTGCTTATGTTGATTCAAAAAATACTGAGTTACAAACTAATGAAAACTTCATAGAAACATACACTATTCCAGAAAATGAAAAAATATTTATAAATGGTATGGTGGTTCCTAAGCAAACTAAAGACTTTAATATTTCTGGAGATTATGAGTTAAGTGATGTAAATGTTACAAATGGTCAAAAAGTAAATCAAGGAGACCTTCTTTTTACTGCTAAAAATCCAACTATAATAGCAGAAATAGATAGTCTAAAAGCACAACTTAGCCAATATAAAAAACAAAAGATATCACTTGCAAATATTGATGAGAATAGAGATGCTATCGCCTCTATAAATGCACAAATAACAGCTTTAAACTCTCAGATAGCTTCTTTAGATAAAAAAGCATATGATAGAACTACTGCTCCTTTTGATGGTACTGTATACTTAAATGACCAAACTGGAAATCCAGACCAACCAGCTTCATTTATGACTATTCAAGGTCTAGAGTTTTATATGAAAGGACAAGCAAGTGAACAAGATTTACCTAAGATGAAAATAGACCAAATGGTTAATATATTAGTTTTCTCAACTGACCAAAATCTTACTGGTAGAATAAGTTTTATATCTGATAAGCCATCTACTCCAAATAGTGAGATGGGAGCTCAACAAAGTACTTTATCTTATTATGATATAAACATAGCATTTGATAATCAAGAGGGACTTACAAATGGATTCCATCTTCAAGCATCACTTGAAGTAGCGAACTCAAGCTTTAAAATACCAGCATCTTGTGTACTTAAAGATAAAAAACACTCATATGTATTTAAAGACTTAGATGGAATCTTGAAAAAACAAATTGTAGATGTTGCAAGTAAAAATGATGATTTTGCTGTAGTTAGAGGCGGTCTTGAACAAGGCGATATAGTAATAAAATACCCTACTAAAGAAATGAAAGAAGGAGACCCAGTTCAAGGTGATGGTGTAACTGCTGGCTCTAATAATAACGGAGATTCTACTCCAGACAAAAAATTAGAAGAAGTTAATATGGATGTGAATTAA
- a CDS encoding response regulator transcription factor: MFKILVIEDDVSLKHKIADCLSKWGHTVYQIENLENIIEEFKHYKPQLVLLDINLPFYDGFHWCNEIRKISKVPIIFISSRNSNMDVIMGVNLGADDYIQKPFSIDVLIAKVNALLRRTYNFVDNSSNQIVHNGVTLDLSTATICYKDNTIELTKNEIKILHELMRNKSQIVSRNKLMKKLWDNDWFVDDNTLTVNVNRIRSKLSEIGLEDFIDTKRGLGYIIS; this comes from the coding sequence ATGTTTAAAATACTGGTAATTGAAGATGATGTTTCATTAAAGCATAAAATAGCAGATTGTCTTTCTAAATGGGGACATACTGTATATCAAATAGAAAATCTTGAAAATATAATAGAAGAATTTAAGCATTACAAACCACAATTGGTTTTATTAGATATAAATCTTCCATTTTATGATGGATTTCATTGGTGTAATGAAATAAGAAAAATTTCCAAAGTTCCAATAATCTTTATTTCTTCAAGAAACTCTAATATGGATGTAATAATGGGTGTAAATCTAGGTGCAGATGATTATATACAAAAACCATTTTCTATAGATGTTTTAATAGCTAAGGTAAATGCTCTTTTAAGAAGAACTTATAATTTTGTTGATAATAGTTCAAATCAGATTGTTCATAATGGAGTTACTTTAGATTTATCAACTGCAACTATATGTTATAAAGATAATACTATTGAGCTAACAAAAAATGAAATTAAAATTCTTCATGAACTTATGAGGAATAAAAGTCAAATAGTTAGTAGAAATAAACTTATGAAAAAACTATGGGATAATGATTGGTTTGTAGATGACAATACTCTCACTGTTAACGTAAACAGAATACGTTCAAAACTAAGTGAAATTGGATTGGAAGACTTTATAGACACTAAAAGAGGTCTAGGTTATATAATCAGTTAA
- a CDS encoding ABC transporter permease, whose amino-acid sequence MSLFKIAIKNVKKNFLSYFMYFVSIVFSVFIFFSFKSIEYNEALSILGRKAKIGINTSSIVIVVFVFLFIYYSNSFFFNRRRQEIGTYSLIGMRKSQIGRIFLYETFLMGIFAVLIGVLLGFLFSKLMAMILVKLMKEIIVVKMTLSIRALIQTLGIFLIVFVVIGIRNIIVISNKKIVELFKKSPEKYTNKRFMKLKGILGVLLIVFSYLMSVSYFIVENVMFSVFILIAIIPGTFLLFSSIVSTIIDVAKKKKGFYYKGRNLIAFSELGFKLKNNSRVLAIIAILIATSVTMLGFTISLYYDIDRNINENYKYSYTVNAENSFVNNKIDNLLYKYKENDKILFDKTIELINRDVKFKLYYKKGGLYRENKVLVDFIKESDFKKLRQYQNSNYEELTSKEHVYYVSDSYKKIFLKSTGTEKIDVYLKEKENMSLFTVQKNILEPEINSQSTFDLIVVKDNVFNRLKSDGESRLLRLIDIKNEKKEFDMSLRLKNIVDKNMELTYPFNFTSRVENYNNLIRLSGLMLFIGMFLSVVFLLCTGSIILFKQLSNIYDDKERYIMLKKLGANNQDIEKIISKQLKVVFLLPLIIGTIHNLFAMSIAQKFITRSLLTPIIITLVIYYIGYFIYYFITLKYAQNMIID is encoded by the coding sequence ATGAGTTTATTTAAAATTGCTATAAAAAATGTAAAAAAGAACTTTTTAAGTTATTTTATGTACTTTGTTTCAATTGTATTTAGTGTATTTATATTCTTTAGTTTCAAATCAATAGAGTACAATGAAGCTTTAAGTATACTTGGTAGAAAAGCTAAAATAGGTATTAATACAAGTTCAATTGTAATAGTGGTATTTGTTTTTTTATTTATATATTATTCAAACTCATTTTTTTTTAATAGACGTAGGCAAGAGATAGGTACTTATAGCTTGATTGGAATGAGAAAAAGTCAGATAGGAAGAATCTTTTTATATGAAACTTTCTTGATGGGAATATTTGCAGTATTAATAGGAGTATTGTTAGGTTTTTTATTTTCAAAGCTTATGGCAATGATTCTTGTAAAATTAATGAAAGAAATTATAGTAGTAAAAATGACTTTAAGTATAAGGGCTTTAATTCAGACATTAGGAATATTTTTAATAGTATTTGTAGTAATTGGAATAAGAAATATTATAGTTATTAGTAATAAAAAAATTGTAGAGTTATTTAAGAAGTCACCAGAAAAATACACAAATAAAAGATTTATGAAGTTAAAGGGAATACTTGGAGTTTTGCTGATAGTATTTTCTTATTTAATGTCAGTTAGTTATTTTATTGTTGAAAACGTAATGTTTTCAGTTTTTATATTAATTGCAATAATACCAGGCACTTTTTTATTGTTTTCATCAATAGTGTCAACAATTATAGATGTTGCTAAGAAGAAAAAAGGTTTTTATTACAAGGGAAGAAATTTAATTGCATTTTCAGAGCTTGGATTTAAATTAAAGAATAACAGCAGAGTACTGGCAATAATCGCGATATTAATAGCCACAAGTGTAACTATGTTAGGATTTACAATATCTCTCTATTACGATATAGATAGAAATATAAATGAAAACTACAAATATAGCTATACTGTAAATGCGGAAAATTCTTTTGTAAACAATAAAATTGATAACTTGTTATATAAATATAAAGAAAATGATAAGATACTTTTTGATAAGACAATAGAGCTTATAAATAGAGATGTAAAGTTTAAATTATACTATAAAAAGGGTGGACTTTATAGAGAAAATAAAGTGCTTGTAGATTTTATTAAAGAAAGTGATTTTAAGAAGTTAAGACAATATCAAAACAGTAATTATGAAGAATTAACTTCAAAAGAACATGTATATTATGTTTCAGATTCATACAAGAAAATATTTCTTAAAAGTACTGGTACTGAAAAAATAGATGTATATCTTAAAGAAAAAGAGAATATGAGTTTATTTACAGTTCAAAAAAATATATTAGAACCAGAAATAAATTCACAATCAACATTTGATTTGATTGTAGTAAAAGATAATGTATTTAATAGATTAAAATCAGATGGAGAATCGAGATTGTTAAGATTAATTGATATAAAAAATGAAAAAAAAGAGTTTGATATGTCTTTAAGGTTAAAAAATATAGTTGATAAAAATATGGAATTAACTTATCCTTTTAATTTTACATCAAGAGTCGAAAACTATAATAATTTAATTAGACTAAGTGGTCTTATGTTATTTATAGGTATGTTTCTATCTGTAGTATTTCTTTTGTGTACAGGAAGTATAATTTTATTTAAACAATTATCAAATATATATGATGATAAAGAGCGATATATTATGCTAAAAAAACTTGGGGCAAACAATCAAGATATTGAGAAAATAATATCAAAACAATTAAAGGTTGTATTCTTATTGCCATTAATTATAGGTACAATCCACAATTTATTTGCTATGTCAATTGCTCAAAAATTTATAACTAGGTCTTTGCTTACACCAATTATTATAACACTAGTCATCTATTATATAGGTTACTTTATATATTATTTTATAACATTAAAATACGCTCAAAATATGATAATAGATTAA
- a CDS encoding sulfide/dihydroorotate dehydrogenase-like FAD/NAD-binding protein, which yields MSNKIVSKRQLTDSIYLMEIEAPRVAKSSQPGQFIIIKNDEKGERIPLTIADYDREKGTVTIVFQTVGASTKKLAMFEENDFVMDFVGPLGQASEFIHEDIEELKNKKILFVAGGVGSAPVYPQVKWFKDNGLDVDVIIGARTKELIILEDDMRKVAKNVYISTDDGTYGFDGRVTDLLKDLVDNQGKKYDQAIVIGPMIMMKFMCQLTKELNIPTIVSLNTIMIDGTGMCGGCRVSVGDETKFACVDGPEFDGHLVDFDQAMRRQSMYKTQEGRAMLKLEEGDSHHHSNCGCGGNK from the coding sequence ATGAGTAATAAAATAGTTAGTAAGAGACAATTAACAGATAGTATTTATTTGATGGAAATAGAGGCTCCTAGAGTTGCAAAATCTTCTCAGCCTGGTCAATTTATAATAATCAAAAATGACGAAAAGGGAGAAAGAATTCCTCTTACAATAGCTGATTATGATAGAGAAAAAGGAACAGTAACTATCGTATTCCAAACAGTTGGTGCTTCAACTAAGAAATTAGCAATGTTTGAAGAAAACGATTTTGTAATGGATTTTGTAGGACCACTAGGACAAGCAAGCGAGTTCATACATGAAGATATAGAAGAACTAAAAAATAAAAAAATCCTATTTGTAGCTGGTGGAGTAGGTTCTGCTCCAGTGTATCCACAAGTTAAATGGTTTAAAGATAATGGATTAGATGTAGATGTAATAATTGGTGCAAGAACTAAAGAATTAATCATATTAGAAGATGATATGAGAAAAGTAGCTAAAAATGTATACATATCAACAGATGATGGGACATATGGATTTGATGGAAGAGTTACAGATTTATTAAAAGATTTAGTTGATAATCAAGGTAAAAAATATGACCAAGCAATAGTAATTGGACCAATGATAATGATGAAATTTATGTGCCAATTGACTAAAGAATTAAACATACCTACTATAGTAAGTTTAAATACAATAATGATTGATGGAACAGGTATGTGTGGTGGTTGTAGAGTTAGTGTTGGAGATGAAACTAAGTTTGCATGTGTAGATGGTCCTGAATTTGATGGACATTTAGTTGATTTTGACCAAGCAATGAGAAGACAATCTATGTACAAAACTCAAGAAGGAAGAGCTATGCTAAAACTTGAAGAAGGCGATAGTCATCATCATAGTAATTGTGGATGTGGAGGTAACAAATAA